The Roseovarius sp. EL26 genome has a window encoding:
- a CDS encoding DNA polymerase III subunit chi, which yields MGAAYFYHLTRKPLEATLPLLLEKALGAGWRVAVRGTDAAHLKWLDEKLWLGPEEGFLPHGVSGGAHDADQPILLTTEAQAANAAQCVMSVDGAAITPEEVTALERVCILFDGNDPDALNAARAQWKALTGAGCSAQYWSEESGNWEKKAES from the coding sequence ATGGGCGCGGCCTATTTCTATCACCTGACGCGCAAGCCGCTTGAGGCGACTTTGCCACTGTTGTTGGAAAAGGCCCTTGGCGCTGGATGGCGCGTGGCTGTGCGTGGCACTGACGCTGCGCACTTGAAATGGCTTGATGAAAAACTGTGGCTGGGGCCTGAGGAGGGGTTCCTGCCACATGGTGTTTCTGGCGGTGCACATGATGCGGATCAGCCTATTTTACTGACTACAGAAGCGCAGGCCGCCAACGCGGCGCAATGCGTGATGAGCGTTGACGGCGCTGCTATCACTCCTGAAGAAGTTACAGCACTTGAGAGGGTTTGCATTTTGTTTGATGGAAATGACCCGGATGCCCTGAATGCCGCAAGGGCTCAGTGGAAGGCGTTGACCGGGGCGGGATGCTCTGCACAATACTGGTCTGAGGAAAGCGGAAACTGGGAGAAAAAAGCGGAAAGTTAA